In a genomic window of Gossypium arboreum isolate Shixiya-1 chromosome 7, ASM2569848v2, whole genome shotgun sequence:
- the LOC108485846 gene encoding ubiquitin-conjugating enzyme E2-23 kDa-like encodes MSSQSKRREMDVMKLMMNDYVVETINDVLNEFIVGFHGPKESLYEGGVWKIRVELPDAYPYKSPSIRFVNKILHPNVDETSGSVCLDVINQSWSPMFDLLNIFEVFLPQLLLYPNPSHPLNRDAASLMMKDRKQYDQKVKEFCELYAKKENIMKPTAGEETDDDEDVTEEETCSSEDEIDGRAGP; translated from the exons ATGTCTTCCCAAAGCAAGAGGAGAGAAATGGATGTAATGAAGTT GATGATGAATGATTATGTTGTGGAAACAATAAATGATGTACTCAACGAATTCATTGTGGGATTTCATGGTCCCAAAGAAA GTCTGTATGAAGGTGGAGTTTGGAAAATCCGGGTTGAGCTTCCAGATGCCTATCCTTACAAGTCTCCTTCTATTAGATTCGTGAATAAGATACTTCACCCAAATGTCGATGAAAC GTCTGGTTCTGTATGCTTGGATGTTATTAACCAGTCGTGGAGTCCAATGTTCG ATCTTTTAAACATTTTTGAAGTTTTTCTTCCACAGCTCTTGCTTTATCCAAACCCATCACACCCCCTAAACAGGGATGCAGCATCATTGATGATGAAAGATCGAAAACAATATGATCAGAAAGTAAAAG AATTCTGTGAGCTATATGCGAAGAAGGAAAATATCATGAAACCGACAGCTGGCGAGGAGACCGATGACGATGAAGATGTAACCGAAGAGGAAACCTGTTCTAGTGAAGATGAAATTGATGGACGTGCAGGTCCATAA